ataagttcaattatccaaacactttgacaacttataagctctcaagatattacatcttataagctcttgaaatatTTTGTAAGttgttggagcttataagctctctaaAATAAGCATTATCCGAACACCCTCTTAAAAGTTAAATATACTCATATTCCAAACTACTGCAAAAACAGCCAAACACAACCCAGAAATAGAAAAATGAAATGTTGGAGtaacacaaaagagatgaaggGTACAAGTTTTGAGTAACCAATCAATTTACAGACCATATCTGGCAAATACTCTTGAAAGTCAATGAAATAGCAGTGGTCCTACTCACACAACACACAAGGGGGTACAACAAATATAATTTACCTGTTACGTCCATCCTTCTCTACCATATTCACAAGCAAACCCAGAATGGCAACAAGAAAGTCAAGCTCCTGATCAGTTAGAGGTGTATTGCTCTGTAGGTCAATCCTGGGACTTGACTTAGACGACAAACTACTCTCTCTAACATTATGAGAGTGTGGCATAGATAAGCTAAATGATGGAAAATGACCAGCAATCAGAAAAGATAAGATTTCCAAGCCCCCAAGTTTTGCAATTTGGTGACAGCCCTCTGGGTTGTCATTGGCCAAGTTCATAAGAACCTGAAAATCAATGAcatattcaatatatttttgaaGGTTGATGAAGAAACACATGCAAATCAGCTAAGTgtcattaaatatctaaaagtAAATCTACACAAAAAGAATGTACTCACTGGAAGACGTTGGGAGAAGGGCTCCATAACAGTGTTTCTGACTAAAAGTTAAGTACAGTGACACTATAGCTACAATGTAATAGAGGAACAAGAATTCATTTTTTCGTCCctttgggatggcctagtggttggggtggttgcctgttgtctaagaggtcacaggttcgaatactctcggccacaataaccactaggtggggtgtgtgtgtggtttgtattatttataatgtaatttcataaataaaaaaaaaaaaaaaaaaaaaaaaaaaaaaaagaattcattTTTTCACAAGTACCTTGACTGCCGTGAGAAGACAATCTGCTAGAAGGTCAGATATTTCTTCATCACCAGCAGAAGAACATGACGCATCCTCTGAATGACGAATCTCCATGTTGCTCGACTCTTGTTGGCTGAATATCAAGGCAGAGTGATGAAAGTCTTCATTTTCCCTTATGATTCCCCCATTATCTTGAGCCAGAGATCTCTGCACTCTTCCAGTCCCAGATAGCAACTCCCATTTTGATGGCTCGACATCACCCTCATCAAATGCAAAAGGGTCCTGGCCGTCCTCCACTCCAAGATTGGAATGTGCTAGTAGTTTCTTTGTAAAACCAACATCCAACTCTGAGCCGTTACCACTTATCTGTACAACACCATTTGAATTCACATATGATCCACTACATGATACTGCTGAAGAAGACTCAACTCTCATCTTTAGCAATAGAGGATCCACAGATGCCTGACTAGATTCTTGACTAGACCGTGATCCTGGCTGCAGAGGTATTAGGCATTGATTGCATGGAGATGCACTTGAGCTTTTCTGAGAAACAGCCATGTTACAGAACCCACCAGAGTGAATATCCTCTTCAGAGGTACCACCCATCTTTTCATCCCGGAATTTGCTCGAGGATCTTCGCAGTAAGGTAACACCTATACATCAACAACACTTACTGTCAGgcaacaaaaacaaaatcatTCTGAAGAACTTTTAAGATCAGTTCCATGCAAGGTCATTTTTTAACATGATCAGTAAAAGAACAATCAAATGAATGAAGGATATATATTCCACATGTAAACTATGGTGATACCTGATAGAATCTTAATGACACTCAGAATGAGTTCCGTGAAGGAACGTGGAGCTTGTTGACCATCAAATTTTCCTTTCATTCCAAGCAAATGGCACTGCATTTCAGTATCACATTTATGGGAACTCAGAAAGAAATGCATGTGGTTGGACACAAGAATATAAGAACTAAGTAGGCATACTTTAGGAGCCACAAACATCTTCTACCTGGTTATCCTTGCTAAGGAAAGTAGTATTTTCCATAATTTTGAGACATTTCAAAAGCACTACTAGACTATCTAGCCCCAAATTAGCCTTCGAATCTGTAGCAAAAATCGGACTCTTCTCCAGCCATTCCTGCATAAAAGAATGAGTTACAGAAAATATAACCTTAATAAAAGCTAAAACAATAAAAAGTGTAAACATGATAAGTATGAACATTCTACCAGAACATATCTGACCACACATTATAAGCACAACATAAAGAATAGTCATTAGAGGCTATGGAAATGTTAAAAGGATAACAAGACTCCTACATTAGCAAAAAGGTGTCACAAAGCCTCAGTTATTTCATAAGTTACAAATCTCACAGACATATACATTTCTGCACTGAATGCTTTGGTAGTTGGTGTGATCTTATTGTAATCATTTACCAGAAAGATGATGGAATAACATTTAATCAGCTCCTTCCAAAAAAGAGAATATACATCCATTATATGAGACAAGATATGAGAACCTTCTTCTTGTAGTAAAAGTTGtaaattacaagaaaaaaaaaaaaaaaccttgaaTCGTCAGCCTAACAAAAACATGGTACGGAGCAGTAAGACCAGTTTCTCTCTGCATCTTTCTCATGGAAAGGGTTCGGAAGTACAAATAGTACTCCAACCTTAACTCAAAAGACCAAAACCAGTCACTATTCAACTATCTCTATAAATCAGTTCACTCTGCTTTCACTTTGTGATGCTAATATGTGAAGGTTAGAGTAACGTATCGTTACGGCATTCTTAATCAGAACACTGATAGCTGCAGTTATAAACCTTATCTTTTGTCAACAGTTTGAATCACACTTCAGTGAAGACATATATCATAAAATCATTAATTAGAACAACATCCAGTGTTCGCACCTTCATTGTGGAATGGCAATTCCTCGCCACTTCAAACACCGCATCAAGTCCTCCAAACTCTCTCAATTTTTCCTTGAAGTTACCCCCCATTCTCCTTACAATGCCAGAGGTATCTGATGATTCAGAgcagagaaaaaagaaaaatggagTAAAATGAGAATACATCCGAACATAAATTAGAACAAACACAAATAGATTATGTCCCTGAGATTTGATAACTGAATGGGAAACTGCGAGTTGATACAATATCTATCTCTATGAAACACAAACATTCTAAGTTTTTAATGAGTACCAACAACAGGTTCTTTAAGGTGAAAACATGTGCAATCAATTGCCACCAAGAGATACAAATAGATAATTAAGAGCTTCAAGGAAAATAGTGTTACTTTCCTAATCAGGGCTAATtgatcaaaaacaaaaacaaaaaaggaaagaaagaaaaaagatactccctccgtcccactacaAATATCTCAGttttcataatgggatgtcccattccttttttggcaaataattaaaagactaATTAACTAATGGGCCCACcacctactctctctctctatacctactTTTACAAATctaatttatttctctctctccaccaactcactttatctactaattacacatcccttaatctccgtgcccaaaagtaatagtaggacatttgtaatgggacggagggagtaaatgtTAGGAAGCAACAGGAGTTCATTAGAAACAAATTAGAGTACATCAGAAAGAGTTCTAACCTTCAATAGAGATGGCAGATAAGGAAGCTTTCTCCATTGTAAGCAGACTGACCCATTTAGGATTCAACTTGGGTTCTTCCATCCTATGATCAGCATCATCTCTTGGCTTCATTTCCTTGCAACTGACAAGGATATCCTGAACCTTTAGCATGATTGCAGTAAAGCTGGAATCAGTCCCCTTGGCTGAGTCTTGTAAGAAACCAGCATTCCTGCAGACTCCAAGAAGTTTGCTACCAATGGTTGGTGCTTTCTCTTTGGCGCCACTCGATGCATGTGGTTTTAACATCTTTATCAGAAAGCATATGCAACTTGGTGACTCCAGAAGACGGTCTCCTTGACCCTGAAACAAATGAAATCAAGAAAGTACATAAACATCAAGCACTGTATAGGctcaaataaaaatgaaaaagcaCCAACATGTTCAGCAATTTATATGGTTAAAATCACTCACATCAGCTGTCAGTAGATAAACTAAAGCAGCTGCAGCAAGGTTGCTCGCTGGGTCATCAAAATTGAGTCCCAAAACAGCATCAATAATAGTTTTGGTCAACCTACAAAAGATAACAGCAGATACTGGAAATAAGATGAGCTCAAACCAAGTCCAACTTCAGTGAGTTCATCAGAAATCTCATTGACTAGTATATCTAATTAAATCTCATTGATCTGTAAAACGTGTGTTTACAGATCACTGTCTGTCAAGAATTTTAACTCTCTTCATTGAACAAAAGTTTAAGGCATGCCCCTTTTCCTTTCAAGTTTTTTGAAAGAAAGGGTATAATGAACTCCCACTGCAAGCAGTGGCATAAGAAAAAGGGAAACAACAGAACATGATTTGCAAAATCAAAGGTCAGTAGCTAACTTGGGAACTATCGCAGAAGCAGCAAGACACTAATTAATCTGCAGAAGATGTTCAGTCTAACTGGTCTATGTTTAATCAATACCCAGCAGCAGCAAGACACTAAGGTGTTCAATCCCATTGATCTATCTTAACCAACATCCTCCACATTCCAGTAAGGCAAGAGTACCATTTCCAATAACATCACGTCAGTGACAAACAGACAACTAGCCACCACATACATCCTTCATGAGTCGTGAAAAATACCTAAGCCACTAAGATCATCTGTAATGAACCAAGGATCAAAAGGAAACACAGGCTACTCACTAGCTGGACAAAGCTGAGAAACAATAGGTGCAGAGTAGCTCAACTTAGCAAAACTTAATGAACGAAATCAACATAAAGCATTACAAGTCTTAGACAGTTCAAagaatatctagatatttttcaaGTCAAATATACAATAATCAGATGCTGCTGAGTGTCATGATGTGATTGCCAACCAAATATCTATAAACACCATATGCCAGATATGTGTACTCCATTGACATTTTAGCAAACTTACAACATTACCCCATAATTTAACGGACTTATATCCCCATAATAGCATTCAAGACAGCAAGAGATATGATAAACGCATATTCTTGATATAGGTAATATTAAGTATGCTCGTCCAAAACTAGAAGTGATTCATACCCATGAACCCTTAAAAGTCGCCGCTGTTGAGCTGTTCCACAAATCGATAATAAAGATAGAAGACTCCCCCGCCGAATCTTCACCTGCTGCCCCTTCTTCAACCCATCCAGTGCAAAATTCACCTCATCCACGTGCTCCATCATTTCCCCAAACTCCTGAGTTTCCATCAATGTGGATGTAAGAACTAAATCACCTAGTCCTACCTCCTCcgtcttcatcttcttcttatttttcttcgtcttcttcttatCCAACACCCCGATCTCTTCCTTACAGTTCTTCTTATGATTTCGGGAAACCCCATCAATGTCCCAAGAATCCCTGCTACCCCGGCACACTCTGCGCTCTGAAATCTCCAATTCACGCAACCCCAGCGATGAATTCAAGCCGTATGTATCGGAATCAACATCCTTCAACTTGGGTTTCCAAGAACCCGCATTTTCAGAAAACCCAAAAACGCCATTCTCCACGCTCCGCTTTCGTGGTAAAACCGAACATTCTTCCAACTCCTGCGAAGAATCATACTCGAAAGGATCATAATTGACTTTCTTGACAAATCTCGGCTCCTCCGATTCTCCATCGGAAATCTCCACCACCGGATAATCCTTCGATTCCTGAGATGAACTCAAACCGTATGGCTCCGAATCAACGCCGATCAGCTTCACTTTCTTCCGTCCACCATTATCCCCGCAACCAGCAGCCCTTCTTGAGGGCAAAATCGTCAATTGCCTCGGCTCCTGCGAAGAATCGAAACTGTAGGGATTGGACCAGTGACAGTGAGCGGAGTCCTGGGACGAAAATGTAAAATTGTAAACATCTTGGGGGCATTCCTGGGAAGGCGACTCCGAAACGACGTCGGAGTAGTTCCTTGTCAGTCCTCTACTCCGCCGGCCGTATGTCCTAACTatcataatttttctttttacctccaaacggaactcaaccctttCCACATACGAGATTTGAAAATTGGTTTTGGTCGGAAATAATTTCCGATGGGAGGGGCAAAACAGGAAACGCCCCTCAGCACTCCTCCGCTTCGACGATGCTACTCAACAACGGGAAATTGGAATTTGGAAATTTGAAGGATGAGTAACAGAATTTTCAGACTAAAAATAAAAGGGAAATACTTACTGATTTGGAAAgatccaaataaaaaaaattgatgctAGGGGTATTTTCAGTAACCCAATATATCTTGAACGATTGATGAAATCGCAGCGTCGTCATTCTTTTAGGTCCGTCTTTTCTGTTTCTAGCCGTTGATTAACGAGTAGGGCTTGGAAAATATATCGAAAACTCGGTATATCGGTCATACCGTATCGGAAAATACCTTACAATATCGAACTTAAGTTATAGGGGCATATACCGATACCGAGATATATActgaaaaaatcaataaataccgtattaaagTATATATCGGAATAATGTATGATATCTTATTAACGGTATACCGGTATATCAATATTAAGGTATaataccttattctgatataccgcAATTGTCGGTATATACCCGTGTATCGAAAATCGTagtatatactatattaaaaactatagttttaaaaatattgataaattttataaaataatgtatataatctatattatatgaatatatatacaagtacatgaatttataaatatcatcaaatgatacaaaaataaacaaaatatagttcatatagtatataatattcaccttataaatatcatcaaatgataaatatatatatatatatatatataatacatgaatttatttcaTAGTTATGATATAATATTCACCTTATGTGAgttatatagttatattttatagtatataattaagattattgttctacaataaattacatctaacttataatatttttatttacacgaatatatatacaagtatgagaatataaatatcatcgatACAAAAATGAACATAGTATAATATATAGGTTATacaattgaattgaattgaattataGTATTGTTTATATTGATATTATAGGAttatagcatagttataatataatattcatcttatttaaattatagtattgttAATGTTGTTATATTGTAGACTTGTGAA
The genomic region above belongs to Salvia miltiorrhiza cultivar Shanhuang (shh) chromosome 5, IMPLAD_Smil_shh, whole genome shotgun sequence and contains:
- the LOC130985561 gene encoding wings apart-like protein 2 isoform X1, producing MIVRTYGRRSRGLTRNYSDVVSESPSQECPQDVYNFTFSSQDSAHCHWSNPYSFDSSQEPRQLTILPSRRAAGCGDNGGRKKVKLIGVDSEPYGLSSSQESKDYPVVEISDGESEEPRFVKKVNYDPFEYDSSQELEECSVLPRKRSVENGVFGFSENAGSWKPKLKDVDSDTYGLNSSLGLRELEISERRVCRGSRDSWDIDGVSRNHKKNCKEEIGVLDKKKTKKNKKKMKTEEVGLGDLVLTSTLMETQEFGEMMEHVDEVNFALDGLKKGQQVKIRRGSLLSLLSICGTAQQRRLLRVHGLTKTIIDAVLGLNFDDPASNLAAAALVYLLTADGQGDRLLESPSCICFLIKMLKPHASSGAKEKAPTIGSKLLGVCRNAGFLQDSAKGTDSSFTAIMLKVQDILVSCKEMKPRDDADHRMEEPKLNPKWVSLLTMEKASLSAISIEDTSGIVRRMGGNFKEKLREFGGLDAVFEVARNCHSTMKEWLEKSPIFATDSKANLGLDSLVVLLKCLKIMENTTFLSKDNQCHLLGMKGKFDGQQAPRSFTELILSVIKILSGVTLLRRSSSKFRDEKMGGTSEEDIHSGGFCNMAVSQKSSSASPCNQCLIPLQPGSRSSQESSQASVDPLLLKMRVESSSAVSCSGSYVNSNGVVQISGNGSELDVGFTKKLLAHSNLGVEDGQDPFAFDEGDVEPSKWELLSGTGRVQRSLAQDNGGIIRENEDFHHSALIFSQQESSNMEIRHSEDASCSSAGDEEISDLLADCLLTAVKVLMNLANDNPEGCHQIAKLGGLEILSFLIAGHFPSFSLSMPHSHNVRESSLSSKSSPRIDLQSNTPLTDQELDFLVAILGLLVNMVEKDGRNRSRLASVTVSLPSISGLDMEEERDVISLLCSVFLANHGAGEVAGEDKCFSLEDEESMLQGAKEAEKMIVEAYSALLLAFLSTESKSIRCAIAERLPNQKLALVVPVLERFVVFHMTMNMISPETHTTVLEVIESCRIP
- the LOC130985561 gene encoding wings apart-like protein 2 isoform X2 gives rise to the protein MIVRTYGRRSRGLTRNYSDVVSESPSQECPQDVYNFTFSSQDSAHCHWSNPYSFDSSQEPRQLTILPSRRAAGCGDNGGRKKVKLIGVDSEPYGLSSSQESKDYPVVEISDGESEEPRFVKKVNYDPFEYDSSQELEECSVLPRKRSVENGVFGFSENAGSWKPKLKDVDSDTYGLNSSLGLRELEISERRVCRGSRDSWDIDGVSRNHKKNCKEEIGVLDKKKTKKNKKKMKTEEVGLGDLVLTSTLMETQEFGEMMEHVDEVNFALDGLKKGQQVKIRRGSLLSLLSICGTAQQRRLLRVHGLTKTIIDAVLGLNFDDPASNLAAAALVYLLTADGQGDRLLESPSCICFLIKMLKPHASSGAKEKAPTIGSKLLGVCRNAGFLQDSAKGTDSSFTAIMLKVQDILVSCKEMKPRDDADHRMEEPKLNPKWVSLLTMEKASLSAISIEDTSGIVRRMGGNFKEKLREFGGLDAVFEVARNCHSTMKEWLEKSPIFATDSKANLGLDSLVVLLKCLKIMENTTFLSKDNQCHLLGMKGKFDGQQAPRSFTELILSVIKILSGVTLLRRSSSKFRDEKMGGTSEEDIHSGGFCNMAVSQKSSSASPCNQCLIPLQPGSRSSQESSQASVDPLLLKMRVESSSAVSCSGSYVNSNGVVQISGNGSELDVGFTKKLLAHSNLGVEDGQDPFAFDEGDVEPSKWELLSGTGRVQRSLAQDNGGIIRENEDFHHSALIFSQQESSNMEIRHSEDASCSSAGDEEISDLLADCLLTAVKVLMNLANDNPEGCHQIAKLGGLEILSFLIAGHFPSFSLSMPHSHNVRESSLSSKSSPRIDLQSNTPLTDQELDFLVAILGLLVNMVEKDGRNRSRLASVTVSLPSISGLDMEEERDVISLLCSVFLANHGAGEVAGEDKCFSLEDEESMLQGAKEAEKMIVEAYSALLLAFLSTESKSIRCAIAERLPNQKLALVVPVLERFVGMISPGIGILFFFFFFFRIYSFWYI